From the genome of Sylvia atricapilla isolate bSylAtr1 chromosome 19, bSylAtr1.pri, whole genome shotgun sequence:
GAAGGTGTGCTCCTTGTGTTTGAGTCATCATGACAGCACATATTAATTGTTTGCTGTGGTTTTCTTCGCCACAGGCTGGCTGGGGTTTTGTTCTCTGCACTTTTGTTATTGCAGGCAGGTTGAGGTTTCACCATCATGGTGCTTCCACGAATTACTTTTGAGAATTTGCACACCATCTGTGTGCAATAATAAAGCTTTTAGCAGCTCCAGATTGCCACGCTGGTGGTGGGGAGCGTGGAGGAAAGCCAGCCCAGTGAATTAAGGTCATGTCCCTACTGGGGACAGAAAGCAAGCTCTAGGTAAAACGATCTAGACAATCCCTGGGAGAGGCATCTGGTCCTGGTAGCACTTTGGCAGTCGCAGTTCTGGCTGTTAATCTTCAGCCactgaaggcagcagaagaCACGAGGGGACTCACCCCAGGTATTAACAGACACCTGCAAGAAAAATACTGCGTGTTCTTGACAGGCATAGGTGGATGGAAAGTGTTGTGTAGAAAATGTGTAAAGCGAGCcagacaggcaaaaaaaaaaagataaataatcaTGGTAGAAAGCGAAGGAGACAACAGCCACTTCTCAGACCAATTTTAGAAAGGATTAATAAAACTACTGCATCTGTCAGTGGAGAAGTTCTTCATAATATCAACATTAAAACCTGACATTTACAATATTGAGGAGAAAGTAAAAAGCTTGTGGGTATAGGTCTGTGTGGGAGGAAGTAatgttgaaaggaaaaaaccatgAACTGTTCTACAAGATAAATGCACTATATTAAGAAAATTACAACGTGAGAGGGACATCTTGTggcacaaataaaataaaaaataatagtcCAGTGTCAGGAGGAGTATCCTGGAATGTTACCCCGGGGTCACTATTTCTGGGAAAAATCCCAGACCTGGTAAGAGATTAATTTGTTCCAGTCTTTCTTATAGCAGGGCTCCTGCTACCCACTTTCTCATCTTCCCACCTTTTTGTCTCCATGAGACGAGGATTATAGAACACAGACGTTCTGCCAGATATATTTGTCTGTCTTGGTGCAAATGATGCaagtttttaatgaagaaatagaTTAAAATGTCACTTACCATTATTTGACTGAATGCGTTGTCATCGGTAGCATAAAATGTGACAGAACCTTAGCTGTGGGTGGTTAACACTTATTTTCCACTTGTATCACAATCAGATTTCCATATGTTCCTATAAATTGAAAAGAATACATTGAATTTTCAGGAGGACAGAGGACCATGACCGTGTACAGTCAACTGAAATGGAACCGACCCTGCATCTGTGCATCAGTGTGCCTGAACCTTGAGATTCCTTCTTTGATTAGTTTTGATCACGTGGTGATAAAAGTTTAATTACCTTTTGCAAGCAGCGGTTTTCCCAGGAGTTGTCGCTGTACCTTTGAATAATTTCTGGAGTCCTTTTCATTGCCTTAGACGAGGTGGTGCTGTACCGTGGTGGAGTGGGGGAAGTCTCTACACCACAGCAGTATTTTCATGTCACAGACCTCAGCTGCATATTCTGGTGTTTTTAGGAGGGTTTCTCGTGCTGGGCTGGTGGTGCACCCACCCAGAGAGCTGAGGGGTAGGCACTGTACCCCACTTgccttccagctgcaggtggctTCACCTTCTGGGCtggcctggggcaggaggaggtggatCTATTGCTGCTTTGGGTGTTTTAAGCAGGCAGGAGTGAGCTGGCAAGAGCACTGAGCAGAGTCATTGCTCTCAGCTTCGGAGAAACAATAGAATGtcagttaaaggaaaaaacagacgTGCCTCTTCTGCAGAAATACCTCAGCTCTAAGGGCGTTAAGCTTTTCATAAAAACCTGAGCACTGGGGAGTTCTTGATTTCATGGTGcatcttctgtttaaaaatctCAGCAGCCAgatgttgttttggttgggCTCAGTATTTCCATTGCTACCTTGTTTTTATGTATCTGTCATAGAAAGTTGAATGTATCAACATACATTTTCTTGGGGCTGTTTATAATGTGTCTATTTGTGCCCAAGGATCCAGAAATACTGTTTGAATCAATCGGTATGTAAATCATTCTCAGCTTTGGAAAGATAGGAGATCATTTCTCCAGCAGTAATTCAATCAGAGCTTGTTTTTTGTAAATCCACAATACCCTGGCCTAAATTTAATTCAAAGTTTATGTTTCCTAGCTACAGTTCTAGTACTTCAGTTGCCATGAGTAGAAGcaccataaattaaaaaaaaaaaaaaagtggacaATAGTAAAGAGATCTTTTTTTGGGTTAAAGATAGGGCAGAACCcccaaatttttgttttcaggcaTTCGTATGAGAGTAACTAAAAATCTGCCAAGTCATGCTGTTGTCCAGCACAGATTTTTGGCCAACACAAGTGTatcatgaaatgtttttttgtaCTTACTGGTCAGCTAAAAACCTGAAAGTTGCAGCTCGATTGCTTTGACATCTATTCCTTTGGCCTCAATTAATTTCCCATTAGGTATTCCACAGAATGGCCAGCGTTTAGCTTTTGTTAACCAAAACCTTGAGTTTGTTGGTATTGTTTGAATTCAGAGCGTGGACTTAAGCTTGTAAGGATCCCAGTTGTGCACTTTGGTCTCTGACTAAATGATTTTAATCGCCAGAGAGCTTCACTCCATTTTTTTACCGCTTTGATCCATTCAAATACAGATTCCTGTAGCAAGGGCCTGTCCTAAGCAGTGGCAGTGGGGCAGTGTGGTGTCAGGGTCCGAGAAGGAGCTCCCACACACCCGGGAGCGTTCTCCAGCCTGTCAGGGGAAGCTCTTGACAAACAGTAATCAAGAGCTGTACCTTGCTATGCCTCTCTGCCTTCAAAGAGGTTTTTCTGGTTAAATAGCGAGATGGTATTAACTTCAGGGTGTGAATACAAGTtgaagtgctgtgctgtgcatcTCTCGCGTGTTTGCTGGCTGGAATGTCGCTgggttttctggtttggtgTCCAGTGTCCCAGGGACAGCGGTGCCTTTGCGttctgtgtgtgtctctgtgtgtggaGGGAGGTGCCTGCCCACCTGGAGCAGCATCTGGATTCATGGTGGGACATAGTTCTCAGCTTTGCCCTTGGGTTCAGGTGTCTCCTGCACACCACACACTACACCTAGGAAAGGCACGTTTATTCCAGTATTTCCCCAAAAGGGCTGGGATGCAGAAGCCTTTAAGTGACGACGAAGCGCGTGGATTCAGGGCGGTGATGGTCGGTGGGCGCTCGCCGCGCGGGCTGCGCTGGGTGCGTGTCCCTGGGTGggtgtgtgtccctgggtgggtgtgtgtccctgggtggGTGTGTGTCCCTGGTGCGTGTCCCTGCGGCACCGGGCACGGGCAGGGCCGGGACCCGCGGGCGCTGCCGGGGTCGCTCCGGGTGAGGCTCCCCGCGGCTCCGCCTCGCCGAGCGGAGTGCGAGCCCGCCgtgccggggccgcggccggcgctgcccggctcCGTGCGCGCTGGGGCGGGCGGAtgggggccggggctgcggccccgctccccgccgggtccccgccgcgccgcgccctcccccgcgctcccgccgcctccctccccttcctcccgCCTCCCCGCCCCCGGCTCCGCATCGCCGCGGCCGgagcgcccgccgcccgcccgaGGATGCTCCGCGCTTTTGTTCCCCCGCCGCAGGTagggccggggcggcggggccgggctggccccgggccgggcggagggcggcggggcggcggcggcggggccgggagaggcggcggcggggccgggagagGCGGCGAACAAAAGCGCCGTGCAAAATGGAGCCAGCCGAGAAGGGCTGGACCCCCGCCCTCCGCGCCGCGCATCCCCCCGCCCGGCTGCCGGGGCTCCGGGGAGGCGGCATCGCCTCCCGCTGCCGCCGGCGGGGCGTggggagggagcggggccggagccggggccggcggggagcGCCGAGCAGGGCgtggggaaaggaggggagcGGCGGAGGTGGCAGCGCGGGGGAGAGGCGGTTCTGTAAAACactttccccttctctctgtCAGCCTTTGGGAGGACTCTCGTCCTGACTCGGTGGAGgttcctctccctcttcccccagcccctcatcccTCCTCGGCGCGGCAGCCCACCCGGGAGGGCATCGGTATCAGCCCTCTCCGGTGCGCCGGGGAAGTTGCTGACATGCCTGCCGCTGGGTCCCGGTGCACCGGCAGCGGCTGGGAGCCGGATTTAAAGGGGAATTGCGCTGCAGAcaatgcacagcagcagcatctggaaCGGCCCTGGGGACTGGAGCTCCGGTTTTGACattgctgcacacacagcaccagcCGCAAtgacagcagctgcctggagtggctgcaggcagcaggcaggagcatgAAGTAGAGAGATCACTGCAGTGCTCAAGATGAACTCCTCTTTGGTTGGCAACCAGAGTGGCCGGCCCTTCTGTCTCCTGGCCATTAGCTATTTGGAGACCATCAATTTTTGCCTCCTGGAAGTGGTTATTATTGTGTTCCTCATGGTGCTGATTATTTCGGGCAACATTATCGTGATATTTGTCTTTCACTGTGCACCTCTGCTGAACCACCACACCACCAGCTACTTCATCCAGACTATGGCGTATGCTGACCTCCTGGTGGGCGTGAGCTGTCTGGTGCCTTCTTTGTCTCTGCTGCACTACCCTATTGTTTTGAGTGAGTCCTTGGTTTGCCAAATCTTTGGTTACGTGGTGTCGGTGCTGAAGAGCGTCTCCATGGCCTCCCTGGCCTGCATCAGCATTGACAGATACATTGCCATCACCAAGCCCCTGACCTACAACACGCTGGTTACCCCGTGGAGGCTGCGAATCTGCATATTGACCATTTGGCTCTACTCCTGCCTGGTCTTCTTACCCTCCTTTCGCTGGGGAAAGCCTGGATATCACGGGGACGTGTTCCAGTGGTGCGCCAGTTCCTGGAACACCGATCCCTATTTCACCCTCTTCATCGTGGTGATGCTCTACGCCCCGGCCGCTTTCATCGTCTGCTTCACCTACTTCAACATCTTCCgcatctgccagcagcacaccAAGGAGATCAACGAGCGGCGGGTGCGCTTCAGCTCGCAGGAAGGGGAGGCTGGGgaggcccagccctgcccggacAAGCGCTACGCCATGGTCCTCTTCCGCATCACCAGTGTCTTCTACATCCTCTGGTTGCCCTACATCATCTATTTCCTGCTGGAGAGCTCCAACGTCTATAGCAACCGCGTCGCGTCCTTCTTGACCACTTGGCTTGCCATTAGCAACAGTTTCTGCAACTGTGTCATTTACAGTCTCTCCAACAGTGTCTTTCAGAAGGGGCTGAAGCGTCTCTCGGGGGCCATCTGTGCCTCCTGTGCTAGACAGAGGGTAGCTAAGGACTCCTCTACCTCTAGGAGCAAAAGATCTTCCAATGGATGTCATGTCTAGGACGCCCGTCAGCTGGACTGGGAAGTGCAGGGACAATTGCGTAGATTGCAAAATAACTTAGATACCATTTTAAGATAATCCAGATTTGCAAAAAGGTTtctgagaaatgctgctgaCATAGAAGGATCAGGAGCACATATCGTTGTggtttcactttaaaaaatgattgctgtggaggaggctgtggagtTTCACCTCCACattcattttaaagaataaagcTGTATCTTGACACTTACCTCTCCAGCTGGTGTGACTGAATGGAGTGGGTGTCTGAGAGCTTCAGCAAAATGTAGTCTTTCTTACAGCTTTACTGGGTTCTTTGGAGATTCGTGCTTCACATGTAAATGATAGATCTGAAGTGGAAATGTCACAGTCTATGGTATAttacagggatttttttaatatatgccAAAGTATATTGACACAACGTTCCAGCGTCAGAACAGAAGGGGCCAAaccatttgtttttcagtgctACCTAGACAGGACTTGTAGAACAGGAGTGCACAGTGTGACCATTGCAGTGTGAACTCTGTTACTGAGCCGTGAGTGCAGCGGTGTGGTCTGGGCAGTCTCACTCTTAGGGCTGATCTGGCCTCCGTGCCCTGTTCCCCTGGTAGGATGCATGTTTGGATCCTAAGTGTGGgcatctgtgttttcctgtttgttgtgaagtaagaagaaaaaaacttggATCAGATCAAATTTAGCagttaaataaaatgtgttttgataAGCAGAGGGATAATACATGTTGCTTTATGATACCAGAGTTGTGGCAGCCGCTCAAGGATGATGCCAACATGTGAAAATTGTTCTCAAACCAGTGGAGAAATGCCGCGGGTTTGTATGTGGAAATTTTCTCAAgaacaactttaaaaataacatgtcccctttttttttttcttttttttttttaatctaaattcTTCTGATATTTTACATACTGGAACttaaggggaaaggaaagaaaacaattgtCTTCTAAACAGCTAAGGGAACTATGTTGTAAATTTAACTGTAGTATTTGAGTTATTCATAAGTGCACAGAGCTAAATCagagacatttttctttagCCTTCATGGGATTAAAGATGGTTCAAATATAGCAGGAGCTAAATCCTGTTGGCAAAAGCATATCTAACCCGTCAGACAAAGGCAATATCTGAGGAACCAAATCTCATTGACCACAGCTTGTTCAAGCTAGCCTAGATTAAATGTTTTGAGTCCTGTCGTGCTGTTAAGAAGGCAGAATGGCCCTCAAATTGTCGAGTTTTTCCTAAAGAATATCCTTGTCTTTTTACTGATGCCATTTTGGAAATGAAAGTGAGGCAAGTACTCTGTGGTGGTGGATTGCAGTGTCACCCTGGTGCAG
Proteins encoded in this window:
- the GPR21 gene encoding probable G-protein coupled receptor 21; protein product: MNSSLVGNQSGRPFCLLAISYLETINFCLLEVVIIVFLMVLIISGNIIVIFVFHCAPLLNHHTTSYFIQTMAYADLLVGVSCLVPSLSLLHYPIVLSESLVCQIFGYVVSVLKSVSMASLACISIDRYIAITKPLTYNTLVTPWRLRICILTIWLYSCLVFLPSFRWGKPGYHGDVFQWCASSWNTDPYFTLFIVVMLYAPAAFIVCFTYFNIFRICQQHTKEINERRVRFSSQEGEAGEAQPCPDKRYAMVLFRITSVFYILWLPYIIYFLLESSNVYSNRVASFLTTWLAISNSFCNCVIYSLSNSVFQKGLKRLSGAICASCARQRVAKDSSTSRSKRSSNGCHV